In Actinoplanes sp. NBC_00393, a single genomic region encodes these proteins:
- a CDS encoding phosphomannomutase/phosphoglucomutase, whose amino-acid sequence MVDLSQIIKAYDVRGIVPDQLNEPVARALGTAFVEMLRESGNEPDQIVIAHDMRDSGPGLAAAFARGVNAAGAAVVNIGLASTDQLYYASGALNLPGAMFTASHNPAQYNGIKLCRAGARPVGQDSGLAVVRQRAQQLLADLNAEADGPSRVEQRDVLKDYAAHLRSLVDLSGIRPLKVIVDAGNGMGGYTVPAVLGDQVLPALPLEIEPLYFELDGSFPNHEANPLDPKNLVDLQKAVREQGADIGLAFDGDADRCFVVDENGDPVSPSAITALVATRELAKFPGSTIIHNLITSAAVPEIIVENGGKPVRSRVGHSFIKAEMAQTNAVFGGEHSAHYYFRDFWFADTGMLAAMHVLAAFGGQPLPLSEFAAEFERYSASGEINSTVADSTAKIAEVRAAFPDATVDELDGMTFEVGDGAWFNLRASNTEPLLRLNVEAPDAERMAALRDKVLAIVRG is encoded by the coding sequence GTGGTTGATCTGTCGCAGATCATCAAGGCGTACGACGTGCGGGGGATCGTTCCGGATCAGCTCAACGAGCCGGTGGCCCGGGCACTGGGTACGGCGTTCGTCGAGATGTTGCGCGAGTCCGGCAACGAGCCGGACCAGATCGTGATCGCCCATGACATGCGGGATTCCGGGCCGGGCCTGGCCGCTGCTTTCGCGCGCGGGGTAAACGCGGCCGGCGCCGCGGTCGTCAACATCGGACTCGCCTCGACCGACCAGCTCTACTACGCCTCCGGTGCGCTGAACCTGCCCGGCGCGATGTTCACCGCCAGCCACAACCCGGCCCAGTACAACGGGATCAAGCTGTGCCGGGCCGGCGCCCGCCCGGTCGGCCAGGACAGCGGGCTCGCCGTCGTCCGGCAGCGTGCCCAGCAGCTGCTCGCCGACCTGAACGCGGAGGCCGACGGGCCGTCCCGGGTGGAGCAGCGTGACGTTCTGAAGGACTACGCCGCGCACCTGCGCTCCCTGGTCGACCTGTCCGGCATCCGCCCGCTCAAGGTCATCGTGGACGCGGGCAACGGCATGGGCGGTTACACCGTCCCGGCGGTGCTGGGCGACCAGGTGCTGCCGGCCCTGCCGCTGGAGATCGAGCCGCTCTACTTCGAGTTGGACGGTTCGTTCCCCAACCACGAGGCGAACCCGCTGGACCCGAAGAACCTGGTGGACCTGCAGAAGGCGGTCCGCGAGCAGGGCGCCGACATCGGCCTGGCGTTCGACGGCGACGCCGACCGCTGCTTCGTGGTGGACGAGAACGGCGACCCGGTCTCCCCGTCCGCGATCACCGCGCTGGTCGCGACCCGGGAGCTGGCGAAGTTCCCGGGCAGCACGATCATCCACAACCTGATCACCTCGGCCGCGGTGCCGGAGATCATCGTCGAGAACGGTGGCAAGCCGGTCCGCAGCCGCGTCGGCCACTCGTTCATCAAGGCGGAGATGGCGCAGACCAACGCCGTCTTCGGCGGTGAGCACTCGGCGCACTACTACTTCCGCGACTTCTGGTTCGCCGACACCGGCATGCTGGCCGCCATGCACGTGCTCGCCGCCTTCGGTGGGCAGCCGCTGCCGCTCTCCGAGTTCGCCGCGGAGTTCGAGCGGTACTCCGCCTCCGGTGAGATCAACTCCACGGTGGCGGACTCGACCGCGAAGATCGCCGAGGTCCGGGCCGCGTTCCCCGACGCCACCGTGGACGAGCTCGACGGCATGACCTTCGAGGTCGGCGACGGCGCCTGGTTCAACCTGCGGGCCTCCAACACCGAGCCGCTGCTGCGGCTGAACGTCGAGGCGCCGGACGCCGAGCGGATGGCGGCACTGCGTGACAAGGTTCTGGCCATCGTTCGTGGATAG
- a CDS encoding SIS domain-containing protein: MVNPLDGSAGVNGHRVADESLLNDEKSMLGNDPGGMLRATASAGAQVRESAALAAEVDLSMLADEGRPRAVVVAGIGTAGLTGSILSTVAGPRCPVPIIGHRSAGVPGWVGAADVVIAVSASGRSPEALAAAEAAARRGARLVAIGNPGSDLEALAERARAPFIGVPRRAPARATLWGLTIPVLFAGRALGLAKLAEADIAETAIRLDADAERCRPAADSFVNPAKELALGLAGSVPIVWGSSPLATVAARRFADTLAANARYPVMAGALGEAGRGRVGLLDGVFGGLAEGSRDIFADPDEIDESVTRLRLVVLRDGGLNPEDDADEPVAVEERRADAIQTLADRRGVRCDVLTAEGGSTLERLASLVAVPDFASLYLALAHGLDPMAVPAISEMKELSNPLPEGIQ, encoded by the coding sequence ATGGTCAACCCATTGGACGGCTCGGCCGGCGTCAACGGTCACCGCGTCGCCGACGAGTCGCTGCTGAACGATGAGAAGTCGATGCTCGGCAACGACCCCGGCGGCATGCTGCGGGCCACCGCGTCGGCCGGCGCCCAGGTCCGGGAGTCGGCCGCGCTCGCTGCCGAGGTCGACCTGTCCATGCTGGCCGACGAGGGTCGCCCGCGCGCTGTCGTGGTGGCCGGCATCGGCACCGCCGGTCTCACCGGCAGCATCCTGTCCACCGTCGCGGGCCCGCGCTGCCCGGTGCCGATCATCGGCCACCGCAGCGCGGGCGTGCCCGGCTGGGTCGGTGCGGCCGACGTGGTGATCGCGGTCTCCGCCTCCGGCCGCAGCCCGGAGGCGCTCGCGGCCGCCGAGGCCGCTGCCCGGCGTGGCGCCCGGCTGGTGGCGATCGGCAACCCCGGCTCCGACCTGGAGGCGCTGGCCGAGCGGGCCCGCGCCCCGTTCATCGGCGTGCCCCGCCGTGCTCCGGCGCGGGCCACGCTCTGGGGCCTGACCATCCCGGTGCTCTTCGCCGGCCGGGCGCTCGGCCTGGCCAAGCTGGCCGAGGCGGACATCGCGGAGACGGCCATCCGGCTCGACGCCGACGCCGAGCGGTGCCGTCCGGCCGCCGACTCCTTCGTCAACCCGGCCAAGGAGCTCGCGCTCGGCCTGGCCGGCTCGGTCCCGATCGTGTGGGGCTCGTCGCCGCTGGCCACGGTCGCGGCCCGGCGGTTCGCCGACACCCTGGCCGCGAACGCGCGGTATCCGGTGATGGCCGGCGCGCTCGGTGAGGCCGGCCGGGGCCGGGTGGGCCTGCTCGACGGCGTCTTCGGCGGCCTGGCCGAGGGCTCCCGGGACATCTTCGCCGACCCGGACGAGATCGACGAGAGCGTGACCCGTCTGCGCCTCGTGGTGCTCCGCGACGGCGGCCTCAACCCGGAGGACGACGCGGACGAGCCGGTGGCCGTCGAGGAACGGCGTGCCGACGCCATCCAGACCCTCGCCGACCGGCGGGGTGTGCGCTGCGACGTGCTCACCGCCGAGGGCGGGTCGACGCTGGAGCGGCTGGCGTCGCTCGTCGCGGTGCCCGACTTCGCCTCGCTCTACTTGGCTCTGGCACACGGGCTCGACCCGATGGCGGTGCCGGCGATCAGCGAGATGAAGGAACTGTCGAACCCGTTGCCCGAGGGAATCCAGTGA